In Lathyrus oleraceus cultivar Zhongwan6 chromosome 2, CAAS_Psat_ZW6_1.0, whole genome shotgun sequence, the DNA window CCATTGGATCatccttcattaattgacgtgtcCAATCTGATGGTCATGAAGCGCACGCGTACCAAAGGCTCAAGTAAAACGCGTCACACAatgcattaaaataagtcataacattggaaggccatgattcaatctggaaatcatcatcaacgaCCTAGATTCAAATTGGCAaggtggacggtggtgtacaccaccgtcttctccggcgagcatgctagctccggtgacatttgcaggttcaaaaatctcaataaaaatgggcgatcctcatatcattggaatgttggggtgatgtacatcacccctgtaccatccattttcactctagatctcatggtaagagaaatcagaggttgaaaattatggtgttcatactgaacttgcttgattttgaaaattgagcatacaacaatgatgcctctatagagaggacttcagacaacacaatatcaaggccaatagatCAAAGAATAGGGAGTTTCGAAGAAGAAACCAGTTGAAGcacacctttgaattgtgaagcttttagtcactttccttgcttccttttgcaaaacagaagttcaatggactagatgatgaaggtttaggaactttagatctgaagattcaaccagattcaattgaatttcagatctgaaatttttgaagaaaatggatttagttcctttggtgtggttgggaattcactcttgcagcatttcaggcgcccttaggttgaTTTCTGATGAAGGTATGCAACTCTATTTATAGCACAAAGTGATGCAAGGCAAGGTAGAAGCATGGGAAAATCATGTGCATGAGTggagagggcctccatgcatgggcctgtacaggcgcatggagggcccaaatccaatgCAAAATGCAAGCTTAAGTCATTTTGAtctgaaatggacgtgtacatgtgattgaattggcttgtgtaatgatttttggtgtgttatgcataattggaccaaaaacttctcctcttcgaaaatgccacttgccaaatccaaacataagcatgtgggtagtggttggaaaggtcttgacataaaGAACAtatgttatgttgggaaaaaactcatttgaagtgcggaaaattatgaaaacaggccatgaagttcatagtacaaaacatgcctttgagaattttgtcaaaatggtccaacttcaagcccttctgttttgatgatgcaagctccaaacggaaaaacctccaacatcaaagttgtatatcttttcaagacaatcaaaatggacttaaattttgcatcatttggatttttgatgaagacgttatgggcacttgaagttggactttttcacatttcaatgcatttgatccaaagtgacctataatgttttgtattatcacatgtatttcctttgagattaagaaattttgttcaacataacatttgaattacacatcttaagctttccaatgaatttgatcccacctcaaaataatgaaaaatgaatgagttatgttcttgggaagttgacccaaaattaggttttcagtcaaaatgacctataatgtcttggcatgggagatgatcttccaagcttcaaataaattttttatgaacatgaaagttgttcatattggtcttaagaacatgttttctttttggatcatctccatttgaccaacacataaaaagttaggtctcagtgcatttcaaaatagtaagatgaattgactgatcaacttttgAAGTCCACATCTCATATCTTGATGAtttgatgattgagggcactcaaattagttcaaatatgcatgaaatgatgaattaaagaacttcccttgattgtatttgaccatgggttgaggttgcttcatgagcaaggcattgttgatgaacagttgaattagggtttccttgagaaacaaacctcaaactctttgattgcttgatcaaaaatgatgaattgagatactagggaggaatatttgaggaatgatagctttgggaaccattaccatgcttgctttcataTCCTTTTGGTCttatctttgcacaaaggatctccttgaagcttttgaccttgtgactgctcaagctacaaaccaaaaatgttagtgacatatttttgtgcttttggttagtaaacaaaatgagaaaagcaataaaatacaattcaagcatgcttggtgatctcaaaacactcacaagagatcccacgCAAGGGgaaagggaaccaagatgcttatgatccttgaggctttgcaaatgcaatgttatgatgccatgagggatcttagggccaaaattagggtcttacagatgcccctatttaaggtcattctagccggagaagtgaaggttaaaatcttcgtcttAACGAGttagaatgggcttaaataataacaaagagacgaattttggtccctaagagacctcatgatgcaaatgtatgtatgcaagcgttaacactctgtggggatatatgtccacaaaggagaaaagaaatccggagaaactggAAATCCACATGAATGATTCACTtcatgggacagagactctgggactcttgAGGAGAAGAAAGGTGATAAAtcgcgtgagcaggtcacgaccTAGAACTCGCTGAGACACaagagggattccatgaaaataaatcaatggaaagactcgagctggctcaaaaatgcatgtattggggaatatgccaatacagcggaactatccacaaaggatacttcggatgaaaatccggactcaaaCGGGGAAATTCCACTAAGAGACTTGCTGGGGAATAATCCAAACAAGACTCTTCTaggggaagcaacgggatgaggtattaccgattactgggtaataagctcagggagacatgtgatcgaaacaccggtataagggtgagagaagaaaatgctcggggagaatgaatatccaagaccggtatacaggtgagagatatcaaacatccgaaatcatctgagggagacctaaaaaggtatattccaactcaggcaaatctgactccacaggggacaaaagtcataatagggagtaaaagggaaggaacaccagggataccggttactgggcatataataggtgaccgaccaaggcgtgaattggggaatattcccaagacactcatcatccaaaagagggctgACAAGCAAACTCTgttacaggatgggcattcgattccgcaacgagggtacgaatcttactcgactggggaagaacaaacgacttcgaccaaagagcgcatgagatatattatctattaccgtcagaacgtagataacatactcgcatggaagattatccacaatcggttactgggttacTAACAGATAAATCAACCGAAAAAGGAAGGACATCaagataccggttactgggtatataaaAGATGACCAAAAATGGAGAAACAATTCTTACCGAAGAAAAAGGGTAACTGAAAGATGACtcgttggggataaattgctttatcagagcaatCATCCGAGtgagggaatatcaataccaaatattggataatgataaccgtcaaagaggggattacatctaccggatactgggtagaaaaccacgaaagAGTAACCGTTATTGATTAGGATGAATcaacaaaaaggttaactctgcgaggggataaaaatagggtttacaactaccggcatgaaggtagaaaaccaaagaaataggacttataaccaCCGGTATATGGGTAGAAAGCCACAGACTCTGCCCGGGGAAAGATGAACGGTTACTAGTTACTGAGTAATCATTCGTCTAAACTGCAGGGGAAGTGCAAAAGGATAATAACAGAAGTCAATCTAGGAATAAGCTAGAGAGACACCATGAAACAAATttcgacccaatgaggatatatctcaaggggaggactccaagcttcaaatcaatttttgatgaacatgaaagttgttcatattgttcttaagaacattttttctttttggatcatctccatttgaccaacacataaaaagttcggtctcagtgcatttcaaaatagtcagatgaattgactgatcaacttttcaagtccacaactcatatcttgatgatttgatgattgagggcacacaaatgagttcaaatatgcatgaaatgatgaattaaagaacttcccttgattgtatttgaccatgggttgaggttgcttcatgagcaaggcattgttgatgaacagttgaattagggtttccttgagaaacaaacctcaaactcttTGATTGCTTGATCAAAAATGAggaattgagatactagggaggcatatttgatgaatgagagatttgggaaccattaccatgcttgctttcatctccttttggtcttatctttgcacaaaggatctccttgaagcttttgaccttgtgactgctcaagctacaaaccaaaaatgttagtgacatatttttatgcttttggttactaaacaaaatgagaaaagaaataaaatacaattcaagcatgcttggtgatctcaaaccactcacaagagatcccacccaaggggaaagggaaccaagatgcttatgatccttgaggctttgcaaatgcaattttattatgccatgagggatcttagggccaaaattagggtcttacacaagGAAACATGATTATTCAGAATCAATCCAATAAAAATTTAGCCTCATCTAGCTTAACCAAAAATAATGAAGAAACTATTATTCTGATTAATGAAGATGCGTATATTAACAAAATAGAAAAATTAATATCTCATAAATGGTATAGTAAAATAAATCTCATTGTTAAAGATAAAAGTTATGAATTAATTGCTTTGATTGATTCAGGAGCAGATTTAAATTGCAACCAAGAAGAGTTGATCCCAACCCAATATTATGAAAAAACCAAAGAATCTTTAAGAGGAGCCAATGGTAATAGATTACAAGTTTCTTACAAATTATCAGGTGCTAAAATTTGTAAAGATCAGATTTGTTATAGAACCTCTTTTCTTTTAGTAAGAAAGATTCATGAGTCCATTATTCTAGGGACCCCTTTTCTAGCTTTACTCTACCCTTTCACAGTTAATAATGCAGCTATAACCACTAATGCTTTAGGGCGTGAAATTAAATTTGAATTCTTAGAACCACCTAAGATTAGGGATCTTAACTCTATCCAGAGTAAGGTTATatcatttattaatcaaattaataataaaagaaaacaaattaaTTTCATTAATAAAGAAATACACTATAAAAAGATAGAAGATCAACTGCAATCTCCAAGTATTCAAGAAAAAATTAAATTTATACAAAATAAATTCATTAAAGATCTTTGCTCAGAACAACCTAATGCTTTCTTGAAAAGAAAAGTGCATACTGTCTGATTACCCTATGAACCTGACTTTAAGGAAGCAAATATCCCCACTAAAGCCAGACCAATACAAATGAATAAACAAATTTTGACTATtgtaaaaaagaaataaaagattTCTTAGACAAGGGATTGATTAGGCCCAGTAGGTCTCCTTGGTGTTGCTCCACTTTCTATGTTACCAATGCTTCTGAGCTAGAAAGAGGAAGTCCTCGGTTAGTAATAAATTACAAACCCTTAAATAAAGCATTACAATGGATTAGGTATCCCATACCTAATAAAAAGGATTTGATAAACAGATTACATAATAAAAGTATATTTTCAAAGATTGATCTTAAATCTGGATATTATCGAATACAATTAAAGGAAGAAGATAAATATAAAACCGCTTTTGTGGTGCCCTTTGGTCACTATGAATGGAATGTCATGCCTTTAGGATTAAAAAATGCTCCTTCCGAGTTCCAAAATATTATGAATACTATATTTAATGATTACTCACACTTCACCATAGTCTATTTAGAAGACATATTAGTATTTTTCAGATTCTATAAATCAGCATATACAACATATGAATCTATTTTATGTGATAATTAAAGAGAATGGGTTAGTCTTGTCTGAAAAGAAACTTAAAATATTTTAATCTAAAGTAAGATTTTTGGGTTTTGATATTTCCCAAGGTATGTATACCCCCATTAGTAGATCTTTAGAATTTATTAATAAAGTTCCAGATGAACTAAAGGATAAAACCCAGTTCCAGGGAATGGGCGGATGAGCCCCAAGACCTAAAACCCGAAACTATTATCCCAGGTCTTCATTTGCTGATGTGCAATTTGAAGAAAGAAGTAGTTTTATAGAAAATAATTATTCAGGAGAATCCATTGTCGAGTGGAATATCGATGGTGCGTCTGAACAACAAGTCTTTGATACAATACAAAACATGACCATGGCTGCTACTGCCTTCAAACTTAAAGGAAATACGGATAAACATACTAAAGAGATATTAGTTATGGGATTTACCGGACAATTAAAAGGATGGTGGGACAACCTCCTTAGTTCAGAAGATAAATACCAAATAGATTCAGCCGTAAAAATAGAATCTAACGAAGAGATTTGTGTTACAACCCTCTTATACGCTATTACTAAGTTCTTTGTAGGAGAACCCCTTAAACTCCAACAAAGAGCAGCTGACCAATTGCTAAACCTTTATTGTCCAACCATGTCTGATTATAGGTGGTATAGAGATATGTTCTTATCTAAACTATGTCTTGGGTCAGATGGTGCGGCAGATTATTGGAAAGAAAGATTTATTAGTGGTTTACGTAGGTTATTTGCAGAAAAGGTAAAAATTAATATTAAGCAAAACTTTAATGGAACGATCCCCTATCAGTCAATAACCATTGGAAAATTATATAATTATGTAATTGAAACTGGGATACAAATTTGTACAAATTATAAATTACAAAATAAGATTAAGAATGAAAAGGCAAGTAATAGGCGTGAAATGGGTCCATTTTGCGAGCAATATGGAGCTACTCCTTTAAGAGCTCCGAGTAAGTCCAAGAATAAAAAACCTGCTAGTAAAGGAAGAAATAACTTCCATTATCATAAGAAGCAATTTTACAAAGACTAGCCAGAATTTTATAAAAAACCTTACAAGAAAAATTATGGTAAGAAACCTTACagaaaatataataataaatcTAAACCCAAGGATAAAGATGTTAAATGCTATAAGTGTGGTCGTTTTGGCCATTATGCTAATAAATGTAAGGTTCAAGAAAAAATTAATCAATTGAGTAACTTAGACCTTTCAGAAGAGTTAAAAGAAAGCTTAATAACTACTTTAAATAACATCTTGTTAATCTCGAAGGAAGAAGGGTCGTCAACATCTAAAGAATCTTCTTACGAAGAAATACATCAAATTGACAATTCTGAAAAAATGgatgatgattttgatgaatGTTTAGGCCTAGATTCCTGTAGTTGTGACAATTGcaacaaaataataaaagtttTAACAAATAATCAAGCGAATACTTTGAAAGGAATATTAGACAAAATGGAAAGTTCAGAAAGTAAGAATGCTTTCATGAGACAAATTAAAATCATATTTCCAAAAAGAATATTCACAAAGTagaattaaattttttttatgGATTTATTTAGAAACCGGTTGAAAAAACTGTTTCTATTAAAGATTTACAAGAAGAAATTAgtaatttaaaaaatgaaattataATTCTAAAAACCATGGATGATGAGATAGAAATTAAACTTTTAGAGTTACAAGGAAACATGATTATTCAGAATCAATCCAATAAAAATTTAGCCTCATCTAGCTTAACCAAAAATAATGAAGAAACTATTATTCTGATTAATGAAGATGGGTATATTAACAAAATAGAAAAATTAATATCTCATAAATGGTATAGTAAAATAAATCTCATTGTTAAAGATAAAACTTATGAATTAATTGCTTTGATTGATTCAGGAGCAAATTTAAATTGCATCCAAAAAGAGTTGATCCCAACCCAATATTATGAAAAAACCAAAGAATCTTTAAGAGGAGCCAATGGTAATAGATTACAAGTTTCTTACAAATTATCAGGTGCTAAAATTTGTAAATATCAGATTTGTTATAGAACCTCTTTTCTTTTAGTAAGAAATATTCATGAGTCCATTATTCTAGGGACCCCTTTTCTAGCTTTACTCTACCCTTTCACAATTAATAATGCAGCTATAACCACTAATGCTTTAAGGCGTGAAATTAAATTTGAATTCTGAGAACCACCTAAGATTAGGGATCTTAACTCTATCCAGAGTAAGGTTATatcatttattaatcaaattaataataaaagaaaacaaattaaTTTCATTAATAAAGAAATACACTATAAAAAGATAGAAGATCAACTGCAATCTCCAAGTATTCAAGAAAAAATTAAATGTATACAAAATAAATTCATTAAAGATCTTTGCTTAGAACAACCTAATGCTTTCTTGAAAAGAAAAGTGCATACTGTCTGATTACCCTATGAATCTGACTTTAAGGAAGCAAATATCCCCACTAAAGCCAAACCAATACAAATGAATAAACAAAATTTAGACTATTGTAAAAAAGAATTAAAAGATTTCTTAGACAAGGGATTGATTAGGCCCAGTAAGTCTCCTTGGAGTTGCTCCACATTCTATGTTACCAATGCTTCTGAGCTAGAAAGAGGAAGTCCTCGGTTAGTAATAAATTACAAACCCTTAAATAAAGCATTACAATGGATTAGGTATCCCATACCTAATAAAAAGGATTTGATAAACAGATTACATAATAAAAGTATATTTTCAAAGTTTGATCTTAAATCTGGATATTATCAAATACAATTAAAGGAAGAAGATAAATATAAAACCGCTTTTGTGGTGCCCTTTGGTCACTATGAATGGAATGTCATGCCTTTAGGATTAAAAAATGCTCCTTCTGAGTTCCAAAATATTATGAATACTATATTTAATGATTACTCACACTTCACCATAGTCTATTTAGATGACATATTAGTATTTTCAGATTCTATAAATCAGCATATACAACATATGAATCTATTTTATGTGATAATTAAAGAGAATGGGTTAGTCTTGTCTGAAAAGAAACTTAAAATATTTCAATCTAAAGTAAGATTTTTGGGTTTTCATATTTCCCAAGATATGTATACCCTCATTAGTAGATCTTTAGAATTTATTAATAAAGTTCCAGATGAACTAAAGGATCAAACCCAGTTCCAGAGAATGGGCGTATGAGCCCCAAGACCTAAAACCCGAAACTATTATCCTAGGTCTACATTTGCTAATGTGCAATTTGAAGAAAGAAGTAGTTTTATAGAAAATAATTATTCAGGAGAATCCATTGTCCAGTGGAATATCGATGGTGCGTCTGAACAACAAGTTTTGGATACAATACAAAACATGACCATGGCTGCTACTGCCTTCAAACTTAAAGGAAATACGGATAAACATACTAAAGAGATATTAGTTATGGGATTTACCGGACAATTAAAAGGATGGTGGGACAACCTCCTTAGTTCAGAAGATAAATACCAAATAGATTCAGCCGTAAAAATAGAATCTAACGAAGAGATTTGTGTTACAACCCTCTTATACGCTATTACTAAGTTCTTTGTAGGAGAACCCCTTAAACTCCAACAAAGAGCAGCTGACCAATTGCTAAACCTTTATTGTCCAACCATGTCTGATTATAGGTGGTATAGAGATATGTTCTTATCTAAACTATGTCTTGGGTCGGATGGTGCGGCAGATTATTGGAAAGAAAGATTTATTAGTGGTTTACGTAGGTTATTTGCAAAAAAGGTAAAAATTAATATTAAGCAAAACTTTAATGGAACGATCCCCTATCAGTCATTAACCATTGGAAAATTATATAATTATGTAATTGAAACTGGGATACAAATTTGTACAAATTATAAATTACAAAATAAGATTAAGAATAAAAAGGCTAGTAATAGGCGTGAAATGGGATCATTTTGCGAGCAATATGGAGCTACTCCTTTAAGAGCTCCGAGTAAGTCCAAGAATAAAAAACCTGCTAGTAAAGGAAGAAATAACTTCCGTTATCATAAGAAGCAATTTTACAAAGACAAGCCAGAATTTTATAAAAAACCTTACAAGAAAAATTATGGTAAGAAACCTTACCgaaaatataataataaatcTAAACCCAAGGATAAAGATGTTAAATGCTATAAGTGTGGTCGTTTTGGCCATTATGCTAATAAATGTAAGGTTCAAGAAAAATTTAATCAACTGAGTAACTTAGACCTTTCAGAAGAGTTAAAAGAAAGCTTAATAACTACTTTAAATAACATCTTGTTTAACTCGAAGGAAGAAGGGTCGTCAACATCTAAAGAATCTTCTTACGAAGAAATACATCAAATTGACAATTCTGAAAAAATGgatgatgattttgatgaatGTTTAGGCCTAGATTTCTGTAGTTGTGACAATTGCAACAAAATAATTAATGTTTTAACAAATAATCAAGCGAATACTTTGAAAGGAATATTAGACAAAATGGAAAGTTCAGAAAGTAAGAATGCTTTCATGAGACAAATTAAAATCATATTTCCAAAAAGAATATTCACAAAGTagaattaaatttttttatgGATTTATTTAAGAAACCGGTTGAAAAAACTGTTTCTATTAAAGATTTACAAGAAGAAATTAgtaatttaaaaaatgaaattcTAATTCTAAAAACCATGGATGATGAGATAGAAATTAAACTTTTAGAGTTACAAGGAAACATGATTATTCAGAATCAATCCAATAAAAATTTAGCCTCATCTAGCTTAACCAAAAATAATGAAGAAACTATTATTCTGATTAATGAAGATGGGTATATTAACAAAATAGAAAAATTAATATCTCATAAATGGTATAGTAAAATAAATCTCATTGTTAAAGATAAAACTTATGAATTAATTGCTTTGATTGATTCAGGAGCAGATTTAAATTGCATCCAAGAAGAGTTGATCCCAACCCAATATTATGAAAAAACCAAAGAATCTTTAAGAGGAGCCAATGGTAATAGATAACAAGTTTCTTACAAATTATCAGGTGCTAAAATTTGTAAAGATCAGATTTGTTATAGAACCTCTTTTCTTTTAGTAAGAAATATTCATGAGTCCATTATTCTAGGGACCCCTTTTCTAGCTTTACTCTACCCTTTCACAGTTAATAATGCAGCTATAACCACTAATGCTTTAGGGCGTGAAATTAAATTTGAATTCTCAGAACCACCTAAGATTAGGGATCTTAACTCTATCCAGAGTAAGGTTATatcatttattaatcaaattaataataaaagaaaacaaattaaTTTCATTAATAAAGAAATACACTATAAAAAGATAGAACATCAACTGCAATCTCCAAGTATTCAAGAAAAAATTAAATGTATACAAAATAAATTCATTAAAGATCTTTGCTCAGAACAACCTAATGCTTTCTTGAAAAGAAAAGTGCATACTGTCTGATTACCCTATGAACCTGACTTTAAGGAAGCAAATATCCCAACTAAAGCCACACCAATacaaatgaataaataaaatttagactattgtaaaaaagaaataaaagattTCTTAGACAAGGGATTGATTAGGCCCAGTAAGTCTCCTTGGAGTTGCTCCACTTTCTATGTTACCAATGCTTCTGAGCTAGAAAGAGGAAGTCCTCGGTTAGTAATAAATTACAAACCCTTAAATAAAGCATTACAATGGATTATGTATCCCATACCTAATAAAAAGGATTTGATAAACAGATTACATAATAAAAGTATATTTTCAAAGTTTGATCTTAAATCTGGATATTATCAAATACAATTAAAGGAAGAAGATAAATATAAACCGCTTTTGTGGTGCCCTTTGGTCACTATGAATGGAATGTCATGCCTTTAGGATTAAAAAATGCTCCTTCTGAGTTCCAAAATATTATGAATACTATATTTAATGATTACTCACACTTCACCATAGTCTATTTAGATGACATATTAGTATTTTCAGATTCTATAAATCAGCATATACAACATATGAATCTATTTTATGTGATAATTAAAGAGAATGGGTTAGTCTTGTCTGAAAAGAAACTTAAAATATTTCAATCTAAAGTAAGACTTTTGGGTTTTGATATTTCCCAAGATATGTATACCCTCATTAGTAGATCTTTAGAATTTATTAATAAAGTCCCAGATGAACTAAAGGATAAAACCCAGTTCCAGAGAATGGGCGGATGAGCCCCGAGACCTAAAACCCGAAACTATTATCCTAGGTCTTCATTTGCTGATGTGCAATTTGAAGAAAGAAGTAGTTTTATAGAAAATAATTATTCAGGAGAATCCATTGTCGAGTGGAATATCGATGGTGCGTCTGAACAACAAGTTTTTGATACAATACAAAACATGACCATGGCTGCTACTGCCTTCAAACTTAAAGGAAATACGGATAAACATACTAAAGAGATATTAGTTATGGGATTTACCGGACAATTAAAAGGATGGTGGGACAACCTCCTTAGTTCAGAAGATAAATACCAAATAGATTCAGCCGTAAAAATAGAATCTAACGAAGAGATTTGTGTTACAACCCTCTTATACGCTATTACTAAGTTCTTTGTAGGAGAACCCCTTAAACTCCAACAAAGAGCAGCTGACCAATTGCTAAACCTTTATTGTCCAACCATGTCTGATTATAGGTGGTATAGAGATATGTTCTTATCTAAACTATGTCTTGGGTCGGATGGTGCGGCAGATTATTGGAAAGAAAGATTTATTAGTGGTTTACGTAGGTTATTTGCAAAAAAGGTAAAAATTAATATTAAGCAAAACTTTAATGGAACGATCCCCTATCAGTCATTAACCATTG includes these proteins:
- the LOC127121858 gene encoding uncharacterized protein LOC127121858 → MAATAFKLKGNTDKHTKEILVMGFTGQLKGWWDNLLSSEDKYQIDSAVKIESNEEICVTTLLYAITKFFVGEPLKLQQRAADQLLNLYCPTMSDYRWYRDMFLSKLCLGSDGAADYWKERFISGLRRLFAKKVKINIKQNFNGTIPYQSLTIGKLYNYVIETGIQICTNYKLQNKIKNKKASNRREMGSFCEQYGATPLRAPSKSKNKKPASKGRNNFRYHKKQFYKDKPEFYKKPYKKNYGKKPYRKYNNKSKPKDKDVKCYKCGRFGHYANKCKVQEKFNQLSNLDLSEELKESLITTLNNILFNSKEEGSSTSKESSYEEIHQIDNSEKMDDDFDECLGLDFCSCDNCNKIINVLTNNQANTLKGILDKMESSESKNAFMRQIKIIFPKRIFTK